From Gimesia panareensis, the proteins below share one genomic window:
- the tnpC gene encoding IS66 family transposase encodes MADESLPHDIQDCHRLIAMLQRQVDDGQQTINQQATQLSLKDKLVEEQAHSVLQLKDNQDQLNEKVTELNLTIEKLLKQLYGRKSERRIDGAGQLLLDLGEEVTPEVVSALEEAIRQAEQIAQDAAESNRKCQPRRPRPDDRKFPAHLPRYEKLVDLPKEQREGLKLIGYDEVETLELIRSELRVRVTRYAKYAHPADKTQGILSPERPTGLVEGHRFDPSIGVEVVAAKYFYHLPFYRQQDLFAGSGWTPSRSTLQNIEAGVEFALRPLAAHLRSYLKQDQTIGCDDTGVLLITPAAMPDLSRHPRGQRIGEVLETAIAAGKPSINAKMWGYYASRLPVVAFDFTVSRHRDGPDEVLRDFAGNLIGDCWSGFQKIEVRSGSRITFAACWAHARRKIDECRSAFPLQVAQLESWIRMLYDVEDQIQRLNASQRLARRRRLSRHVLGLIEEYLSGEEMSPGRVLPKSNLGQAAAYIRRHWKALSRFIDDASIPIDNNDCEQLMKRVATGRKNWMFKGSVFAGDRAANLMTIVGTAIRNDLDVAAYLHDVLQRALDGETDWARLAPHAWRVDHPESIRTYRQDERRQSADRKRKRRARRRLSK; translated from the coding sequence ATGGCTGATGAATCACTTCCCCACGACATCCAAGACTGCCATCGCTTGATTGCGATGTTGCAAAGGCAAGTCGATGACGGGCAACAAACGATCAATCAACAAGCGACCCAGCTTTCACTCAAGGACAAGCTGGTCGAAGAACAGGCCCACTCGGTCTTGCAGCTCAAGGACAATCAGGACCAGCTCAATGAGAAAGTCACCGAGCTGAACCTGACGATCGAGAAACTTCTTAAACAACTCTACGGCCGTAAGAGCGAACGGCGAATCGACGGTGCCGGTCAGTTGCTGCTGGACCTGGGCGAGGAAGTCACGCCCGAAGTGGTCAGCGCGCTCGAAGAAGCGATCCGGCAAGCTGAACAAATTGCCCAGGACGCCGCTGAATCGAACCGAAAGTGCCAACCCAGGCGACCGCGACCCGACGACCGTAAATTCCCCGCCCACCTGCCGCGTTATGAGAAACTCGTTGACCTTCCCAAGGAACAACGCGAGGGATTGAAACTGATCGGCTACGATGAAGTCGAAACGCTTGAGTTGATCCGCAGTGAACTACGCGTGCGGGTGACCAGATATGCCAAGTACGCGCACCCAGCGGACAAAACCCAAGGCATCCTCAGTCCTGAGCGGCCGACCGGACTGGTCGAGGGCCATCGTTTCGATCCATCGATCGGTGTAGAAGTCGTGGCGGCGAAATACTTCTATCATCTCCCGTTTTACCGCCAGCAAGACCTGTTCGCCGGCAGTGGCTGGACCCCCAGTCGCAGCACGCTGCAAAACATCGAAGCGGGTGTTGAGTTTGCACTTCGTCCGCTGGCGGCGCACCTGCGCAGCTATCTGAAACAGGATCAAACGATCGGTTGCGACGACACCGGCGTGTTGTTGATTACTCCCGCCGCGATGCCGGATCTGTCCCGGCATCCCCGCGGGCAGCGGATCGGCGAGGTGCTGGAAACCGCGATCGCCGCCGGCAAGCCCAGCATCAACGCAAAGATGTGGGGCTATTACGCCTCGCGTCTTCCGGTGGTGGCGTTTGACTTCACGGTCAGTCGTCACCGGGACGGACCGGATGAAGTGCTCAGAGATTTCGCGGGCAACCTGATCGGAGATTGCTGGTCGGGTTTTCAGAAGATCGAGGTTCGAAGTGGCTCACGGATTACGTTCGCCGCGTGTTGGGCGCATGCGCGTCGTAAGATTGACGAGTGCCGCAGCGCGTTCCCGCTCCAGGTCGCTCAGCTCGAATCGTGGATTCGGATGCTCTACGACGTCGAGGACCAGATCCAGAGGCTCAATGCGTCCCAGCGGCTGGCCCGTCGCCGCCGCCTGTCGCGTCATGTACTGGGTCTGATCGAAGAGTACTTGTCCGGCGAAGAGATGTCGCCGGGTCGTGTTTTACCCAAGAGCAATCTTGGTCAAGCCGCTGCGTACATTCGTCGTCACTGGAAGGCCTTGTCGCGATTTATTGATGACGCCTCGATCCCGATTGACAACAACGATTGCGAACAACTGATGAAACGTGTGGCCACGGGTCGCAAGAATTGGATGTTCAAAGGATCGGTGTTCGCTGGTGATCGAGCGGCGAACCTGATGACGATCGTGGGTACGGCGATTCGTAACGACCTGGACGTAGCTGCTTACCTGCACGACGTGTTGCAGCGTGCCCTTGACGGCGAGACGGACTGGGCCAGGCTGGCACCGCACGCCTGGAGAGTGGACCACCCTGAATCGATTCGAACGTACCGCCAGGACGAGCGTCGCCAATCCGCTGACCGCAAACGCAAGCGTCGAGCCCGACGCCGCCTCAGCAAATAA